In Mycolicibacterium alvei, a single window of DNA contains:
- a CDS encoding class I SAM-dependent methyltransferase, producing MTTTQRRGFNDAITRFWSFAAPAYDQGCLQRWVYRPAQDEVIAQLQQRGARQVADIACGTGILADRIQRELLPDEVYGLDMSDGMLAQAGKRSDQVRWKSAPAEELPFADGFLDAVVTTSAFHFFDQPAALAEFYRVLAPGGMVAVTTMSPRGTFLPLHALSADLGAPAHSPTEKEMRALFEAAGFTVAEQHRVRRPVWIPMSDVITVGVKPT from the coding sequence GTGACCACCACACAGCGCCGCGGATTCAACGATGCGATCACGCGCTTCTGGAGTTTCGCCGCACCGGCCTACGACCAGGGCTGCCTCCAACGGTGGGTATACCGACCCGCCCAGGATGAAGTGATCGCCCAGCTGCAGCAGCGCGGTGCCCGTCAGGTCGCCGATATCGCCTGCGGCACCGGCATCCTGGCCGACCGTATCCAGCGTGAACTGCTCCCCGACGAGGTCTACGGCCTGGATATGTCCGACGGCATGCTCGCCCAGGCGGGCAAGCGGTCCGATCAGGTGCGGTGGAAGTCGGCCCCGGCCGAGGAACTGCCCTTTGCGGACGGCTTCCTCGACGCGGTGGTGACGACCTCGGCGTTCCATTTCTTCGACCAGCCCGCCGCGCTTGCGGAGTTCTACCGGGTGCTGGCCCCCGGCGGCATGGTGGCGGTGACGACGATGAGCCCCCGTGGGACCTTCCTGCCGCTGCACGCACTGTCGGCCGACCTGGGCGCACCCGCGCACAGCCCCACCGAGAAGGAGATGCGCGCGCTGTTCGAGGCGGCCGGATTCACCGTCGCCGAGCAACATCGGGTCCGCCGGCCGGTGTGGATACCGATGTCCGACGTCATCACCGTGGGGGTCAAGCCGACGTGA
- a CDS encoding LOG family protein, which produces MTENDDSQPQIRGPVQLRRERCITTTADQRLLDRRGPSDWVHTDPWRVLRIQGEFVDGFDALAEMPKAVTVFGSARTEPHSPEYRLGEELGVALVQAGYAVITGGGPGSMEAANRGASQSGGYSVGLGIELPFEQRLNHWVDLGINFRYFFVRKTMFIKYAQAFVCLPGGFGTLDELFEALTLVQTHKVTKFPIILIGVDYWSGLVDWIRNTVLREGKISEPDLALIHCTDSVAEAVELVAASTR; this is translated from the coding sequence GTGACCGAGAACGACGACAGCCAGCCCCAGATTCGCGGTCCGGTGCAACTGCGCCGCGAACGTTGCATCACCACGACCGCCGACCAGCGCCTGCTGGACCGGCGCGGCCCCAGCGATTGGGTGCACACCGATCCGTGGCGGGTGCTGCGCATCCAGGGTGAGTTCGTCGACGGCTTCGATGCGCTCGCCGAAATGCCGAAGGCGGTAACGGTTTTCGGGTCGGCCAGGACGGAGCCGCATTCGCCGGAGTACCGGCTGGGCGAGGAACTGGGCGTCGCGCTGGTGCAGGCGGGCTATGCGGTGATCACCGGGGGCGGCCCGGGCTCCATGGAGGCGGCCAACCGCGGCGCCAGCCAGTCCGGCGGCTACTCCGTCGGACTCGGTATCGAGTTGCCCTTCGAACAGCGCCTCAACCACTGGGTCGATCTCGGTATCAACTTCCGCTACTTCTTCGTCCGCAAGACGATGTTCATCAAGTACGCGCAGGCGTTCGTGTGCCTGCCCGGCGGATTCGGCACCCTCGACGAGCTGTTCGAGGCGCTGACCCTGGTGCAGACCCACAAGGTCACCAAGTTTCCGATCATCCTGATCGGCGTCGACTACTGGTCGGGTCTGGTCGATTGGATCCGCAACACGGTGCTGCGCGAAGGAAAGATCTCCGAACCCGACCTGGCCCTGATCCACTGCACCGACAGCGTGGCCGAGGCCGTGGAGCTCGTCGCCGCGTCGACGCGGTAG
- the thiD gene encoding bifunctional hydroxymethylpyrimidine kinase/phosphomethylpyrimidine kinase produces MNFLPLTPAGDTPLRVMTIAGSDSGGGAGIQADMRTFAMLGLHGCVAVTAVTVQNSVGVKGFHEIPRDVISGQISAVTSDIGIQAAKTGMLASSEIITTIAETWRAEGLEAVPLVVDPVCASMHGDPLLHHSALDALRTELFPLATLVTPNLDEVRLLVGVEVVDEASQRDAARALHALGPRWALVKGGHLRSSSASPDLLFDGTEFHEFAAPRIDTGNDHGAGDTLAAATACALAHGYSVPQAVEFGKAWVTECIRAAYPLGHGHGPVNALFRLQS; encoded by the coding sequence GTGAACTTCCTGCCCTTGACCCCCGCGGGTGACACCCCCCTGCGGGTGATGACGATCGCCGGGTCCGACTCCGGCGGTGGTGCCGGAATCCAGGCCGATATGCGGACCTTCGCCATGCTCGGCCTGCACGGCTGCGTCGCGGTCACCGCGGTGACGGTGCAGAACTCGGTCGGCGTCAAGGGTTTTCACGAGATCCCCCGCGACGTGATTTCGGGACAGATCTCCGCGGTGACCTCCGATATCGGGATCCAGGCCGCCAAGACCGGCATGCTGGCCTCCTCGGAGATCATCACCACGATCGCCGAGACCTGGCGGGCCGAAGGACTGGAAGCGGTACCGCTGGTCGTCGACCCGGTGTGCGCCTCGATGCACGGCGATCCGCTGCTGCACCACAGCGCCCTGGACGCGCTGCGCACCGAACTGTTCCCGCTGGCCACACTGGTCACCCCGAACCTGGACGAGGTGCGACTGCTGGTGGGTGTCGAGGTCGTCGACGAGGCCTCCCAGCGGGACGCGGCGCGCGCGCTGCACGCGCTGGGTCCGCGGTGGGCCCTGGTCAAGGGTGGGCACCTACGCTCGTCGTCGGCCAGCCCGGATCTGCTGTTCGACGGCACGGAGTTCCACGAGTTCGCCGCGCCGCGGATCGACACCGGCAATGACCACGGGGCCGGCGACACCCTGGCTGCGGCGACGGCCTGCGCACTGGCACACGGTTATTCGGTTCCCCAGGCAGTGGAGTTCGGCAAGGCCTGGGTGACCGAATGTATCCGGGCGGCCTATCCGCTGGGCCACGGCCACGGCCCGGTGAACGCCCTGTTCCGATTGCAGTCATGA
- the thiC gene encoding phosphomethylpyrimidine synthase ThiC — protein MSDVFDAAFKGTADPSVTTGPITGSTKVYREINQDGTTLRVPFRRVNLTNGEHLDLYDTSGPYTDDGAVIDLNAGLPPRVGVVTDRGTQLQRAHAGEITAEMAYIAEREGVSPELVRDEVARGRAVIPANHNHPEAEPMIIGKAFGVKVNANIGNSAVTSSIGEEVDKMVWATRWGADTIMDLSTGRDIHQTREWILRNSPVPVGTVPIYQALEKVNGDPTKLTWEMYRDTVIEQCEQGVDYMTVHAGVLLRYIPLTVKRVTGIVSRGGSIMAAWCLAHHTESFLYTHFEELCEILARYDVTFSLGDGLRPGSIADANDEAQFAELRTLGELTTIAKSHGVQVMIEGPGHVPMHKIVENVRLEEEWCEEAPFYTLGPLTTDIAPAYDHITSAIGAAIIAQAGTAMLCYVTPKEHLGLPDRKDVKDGVIAYKIAAHAGDLAKGHPRAQQRDDALSKARFEFRWHDQFALSLDPDTAREFHDETLPAEPAKTAHFCSMCGPKFCSMRITQDIRDAYPDGVAPEDIERGMAEKSQEFADHGNRVYLPLTT, from the coding sequence ATGAGTGATGTTTTTGACGCCGCTTTCAAGGGCACAGCCGACCCATCCGTGACGACCGGTCCGATCACCGGAAGCACCAAGGTCTATCGCGAGATCAACCAGGACGGCACAACCTTGCGCGTGCCGTTCCGCCGGGTGAACCTCACCAACGGTGAGCACCTGGACCTGTACGACACCTCGGGCCCGTACACCGACGACGGCGCGGTGATCGATCTGAACGCCGGCCTGCCGCCACGGGTCGGGGTGGTGACGGATCGGGGCACCCAGCTGCAGCGGGCCCACGCCGGGGAGATCACCGCTGAGATGGCGTATATCGCTGAGCGCGAAGGCGTTTCGCCCGAGTTGGTGCGCGACGAGGTCGCCCGCGGCCGCGCCGTGATCCCGGCCAACCACAACCACCCCGAGGCCGAGCCGATGATCATCGGCAAGGCGTTCGGCGTGAAAGTCAATGCCAATATCGGCAATTCGGCCGTCACCTCGTCGATCGGCGAAGAGGTCGACAAGATGGTGTGGGCCACCCGCTGGGGGGCCGACACCATCATGGACCTGTCGACCGGCAGGGACATCCACCAGACCCGCGAGTGGATCCTGCGCAACTCGCCGGTTCCGGTCGGTACCGTGCCGATCTACCAGGCACTGGAGAAGGTCAACGGCGACCCCACCAAATTGACGTGGGAGATGTACCGCGACACCGTGATCGAGCAGTGCGAGCAGGGCGTCGACTACATGACGGTGCATGCCGGGGTGCTGCTGCGCTACATTCCGCTGACGGTCAAGCGCGTCACCGGCATCGTGTCCCGCGGCGGGTCGATCATGGCGGCCTGGTGCCTGGCACATCACACCGAGTCGTTCCTGTACACCCACTTCGAGGAACTCTGCGAGATCCTGGCCCGCTACGACGTGACGTTCTCACTCGGCGACGGGTTGCGGCCCGGGTCGATCGCCGACGCCAACGACGAAGCCCAGTTCGCCGAGCTGCGCACCCTGGGTGAGCTGACCACGATCGCGAAATCCCATGGCGTGCAGGTGATGATCGAAGGCCCCGGCCACGTCCCGATGCACAAGATCGTGGAGAACGTGCGCCTGGAGGAGGAATGGTGCGAGGAGGCACCGTTCTACACGCTCGGCCCGCTGACCACCGATATCGCCCCGGCCTACGACCACATCACCTCGGCGATCGGCGCGGCCATCATCGCCCAGGCCGGCACCGCGATGCTCTGTTACGTCACCCCCAAGGAACACCTCGGGCTGCCCGACCGCAAGGACGTCAAGGACGGGGTGATCGCCTACAAGATCGCCGCGCACGCCGGCGACCTCGCCAAGGGACACCCGCGCGCCCAGCAGCGTGACGACGCGCTCTCCAAGGCGCGCTTCGAGTTCCGTTGGCACGACCAGTTCGCGTTGTCGCTCGATCCCGACACCGCCCGCGAGTTCCACGACGAGACGCTGCCCGCCGAACCGGCCAAGACTGCGCACTTCTGCTCGATGTGCGGCCCCAAGTTCTGCTCGATGCGCATCACGCAGGACATCCGCGACGCCTACCCGGACGGGGTGGCCCCGGAGGATATCGAGCGCGGCATGGCGGAGAAATCCCAGGAGTTCGCCGACCACGGCAACCGCGTCTATCTACCCTTGACCACGTGA
- a CDS encoding exodeoxyribonuclease III — MRLATWNVNSIRTRVDRVVDWLERADVDVLAMQETKCTDAQFPMMPFAALGYEVAHVGLNQWNGVAIASRVGLDDVEIGFAGQPTWSSKPEEDAIAEARALGATCGGVRVWSLYVPNGRSLADPHFAYKLDWLAALRDTATGWLKDDPEQPIALVGDWNIAPQDEDVWDMAAFDGKTHVSEPERAAFQAMQDAQFTDVVRPFTPGPGIYTYWDYTQLAFQKRRGMRIDFILGSPGLAARVTHAEIAKDERRPKKGTTAPSDHTPVVVDLG, encoded by the coding sequence ATGCGCCTGGCCACCTGGAACGTCAACTCGATCCGAACCCGAGTGGACCGCGTGGTCGACTGGCTGGAACGCGCCGACGTCGACGTGCTGGCCATGCAGGAAACCAAGTGCACCGACGCGCAGTTCCCGATGATGCCGTTCGCGGCGCTGGGTTACGAGGTGGCGCACGTCGGGCTCAACCAGTGGAACGGCGTGGCGATCGCCTCCCGCGTCGGCCTGGACGACGTCGAGATCGGGTTCGCGGGTCAACCGACCTGGAGCAGCAAGCCCGAGGAGGACGCCATCGCCGAGGCACGCGCCCTGGGCGCCACCTGCGGCGGGGTGCGGGTGTGGAGCCTGTATGTGCCCAACGGCCGCTCGCTGGCCGACCCGCATTTCGCCTACAAGCTGGATTGGCTTGCCGCCCTGAGGGATACCGCCACCGGCTGGCTCAAGGACGACCCGGAGCAGCCCATCGCGTTGGTGGGTGACTGGAACATCGCGCCGCAGGACGAAGATGTCTGGGACATGGCCGCGTTCGACGGCAAGACGCATGTCTCCGAGCCCGAGCGGGCTGCCTTCCAGGCCATGCAGGATGCCCAATTCACCGATGTGGTGCGGCCTTTCACGCCCGGCCCGGGGATCTACACCTACTGGGATTACACCCAGCTGGCGTTCCAGAAGCGCCGCGGCATGCGCATCGATTTCATCCTCGGCTCCCCCGGCCTGGCCGCACGGGTCACCCACGCCGAGATCGCCAAGGACGAGCGTCGCCCCAAGAAGGGCACCACGGCACCCAGCGATCACACTCCGGTGGTCGTCGACCTCGGCTGA
- a CDS encoding MFS transporter: MTTEAELGNPPGGDAAPAETADGSGRLDHDHPFYKWVVLSNTTLGILLASVNASIVLISLPAIFRGIGLNPLAPGNVSYLLWMLMGYLVVTAVLVVPFGRLGDMYGRVRIYNLGFVVFTVAAIALSFDPFQLGGGAVWLIGWRVIQGIGGAMLMASSSAILTDAFPANQRGMALGTNMVAAVAGSFLGLLIGGFLSEWHWKAIFWVGVPIGIIGTIWSYRSLKELGVRTAGRLDWAGTLTFGLGLTVLLIGITYGIQPYGDSTTGWTNPWVVGSIAVGLLLLVAFCIVELNVPSPMVDVRLFKSAAFGMGNLAGLMSSVGRGGLQFMLIIWLQGIWLPLHGYSFESTPLWAGIYLLPVTVGFLVAAPIAGSLSDRIGARPLTVGGMLLMAATFVALLLIPVNFDYWVFAILVFLNGLGGGIFTAPNTAAIMSSVPAGQRGAASGVRSTFFNAGSSLSIGIFFSLMIVGLANTLPAALTTGLTQQGVSASVAHDVANLPPVGSLFAAFLGYNPMAELLAPYGALHQPGVNADVITGQTFFPQLITEPFHSGLTVVFTAAAAMMVIGAVASMFSAGRYATEPGADDGA, translated from the coding sequence ATGACGACTGAAGCCGAACTCGGCAACCCGCCAGGGGGCGACGCCGCCCCGGCCGAGACTGCCGATGGAAGCGGACGCCTGGATCACGACCACCCGTTCTACAAGTGGGTGGTGCTGTCCAACACCACGTTGGGCATCTTGCTGGCGTCGGTCAACGCGTCGATCGTGTTGATCTCGCTGCCGGCGATCTTCCGCGGCATCGGGCTGAACCCGCTCGCCCCCGGCAACGTGAGCTATCTGCTGTGGATGCTGATGGGCTACCTGGTGGTGACCGCGGTGCTCGTCGTTCCGTTCGGGCGTCTCGGAGACATGTACGGCCGGGTCCGCATCTACAACCTCGGCTTCGTGGTCTTCACCGTGGCCGCGATCGCGTTGTCCTTCGACCCGTTCCAACTCGGGGGCGGTGCGGTCTGGCTGATCGGCTGGCGCGTGATCCAGGGCATCGGTGGCGCCATGCTGATGGCCTCGTCGTCGGCGATCCTCACCGACGCCTTCCCCGCCAACCAGCGTGGGATGGCGCTGGGCACGAACATGGTGGCCGCCGTTGCCGGATCATTCCTCGGGCTGCTGATCGGCGGATTCCTGTCCGAGTGGCACTGGAAGGCCATCTTCTGGGTGGGCGTGCCGATCGGGATCATCGGCACGATCTGGAGCTACCGCTCACTCAAAGAACTGGGTGTCCGCACCGCCGGGCGCCTCGACTGGGCCGGCACGTTGACCTTCGGGCTGGGCCTGACGGTGCTGCTGATCGGCATCACCTACGGCATCCAGCCCTACGGCGACTCGACCACCGGCTGGACCAATCCGTGGGTGGTGGGCTCGATCGCCGTCGGCCTGCTGCTGCTGGTGGCGTTCTGCATCGTCGAGCTGAACGTGCCGTCGCCGATGGTCGACGTCCGGTTGTTCAAATCGGCGGCGTTCGGGATGGGCAACCTGGCCGGGCTGATGTCCTCGGTGGGCCGGGGCGGGCTGCAGTTCATGCTCATCATCTGGTTGCAGGGCATCTGGCTGCCGCTGCACGGCTACAGCTTCGAGTCCACCCCGCTGTGGGCCGGCATCTACCTGCTGCCGGTCACCGTCGGGTTCCTGGTCGCCGCACCGATCGCCGGGTCGCTCTCCGACCGCATCGGCGCGCGGCCACTGACCGTCGGCGGCATGCTGCTGATGGCAGCCACCTTCGTCGCGCTCCTGCTCATCCCGGTCAACTTCGACTACTGGGTGTTCGCCATCCTGGTGTTCCTCAATGGCCTGGGCGGCGGCATCTTCACCGCCCCCAACACTGCGGCGATCATGTCGAGCGTGCCGGCCGGCCAGCGCGGGGCGGCCTCCGGAGTGCGGTCCACCTTCTTCAACGCCGGCAGCTCGCTGTCGATCGGCATCTTCTTCTCGCTGATGATCGTCGGACTGGCCAACACCCTGCCGGCGGCGTTGACCACCGGCCTGACGCAGCAAGGTGTTTCGGCCTCGGTTGCCCACGACGTGGCGAACCTGCCCCCGGTCGGGAGCTTGTTCGCGGCGTTCCTGGGCTACAACCCGATGGCCGAGCTGCTCGCGCCCTACGGCGCGCTGCACCAACCGGGCGTGAACGCGGACGTGATCACCGGGCAGACGTTCTTCCCGCAGCTGATCACCGAACCGTTCCATTCCGGTTTGACGGTGGTGTTCACCGCCGCGGCGGCGATGATGGTGATCGGCGCGGTGGCGTCGATGTTCAGCGCGGGCCGCTATGCGACGGAGCCCGGAGCCGACGACGGGGCCTGA